The following are encoded in a window of Vibrio azureus genomic DNA:
- a CDS encoding amino acid permease: MNLKLLGSSLIVAGTALGAGMLAIPMVLAQFGLLWGTLFMLFIWLGTTYAALMLLEASCRVGGGISMNAVARDTLGAPGQVITNILLYALLVCLLMAYIIGAGDVITQVASSFKFELAPYISQIAFTLLFGLIISSGTKVVDLLNRCLFIAMITALVLTLGFLAPNISFSGMGDAVNTDVFSLFQTSSVLFTSFGFMVVIPSLVSYNKDATKSQLRNMIIVGSLIPLVCYLLWLFAVIGNLPTQKLTQFNDLSELIATLGQQYSGLEFILSIFTGLALLTSFLGVAMALYDQNADLLNANKPVVFGITFILPLVGALLAHQYFLAILGYAGFILVFLAIFLPLAMMMSARSQYGNVRDVYQVGGGTVGIVLIFAFGCFLIYAQLI, encoded by the coding sequence GTGAATCTGAAACTTCTTGGCAGTTCCTTAATTGTTGCAGGTACTGCTCTTGGTGCTGGTATGCTTGCTATACCTATGGTACTGGCTCAATTTGGCCTCTTATGGGGCACACTTTTTATGCTCTTTATCTGGTTGGGAACAACCTATGCGGCATTAATGTTATTGGAAGCAAGTTGTAGAGTCGGTGGCGGCATCAGTATGAACGCCGTCGCAAGAGATACACTTGGTGCTCCTGGGCAGGTGATTACAAATATTCTTCTGTATGCTCTATTAGTTTGCCTACTCATGGCTTATATCATTGGTGCTGGTGACGTCATAACGCAAGTAGCATCTTCATTTAAGTTTGAACTTGCTCCCTACATTAGCCAAATTGCATTTACGTTATTGTTTGGCCTGATTATCTCTTCGGGGACCAAAGTTGTCGATTTGTTGAATCGCTGTTTATTCATCGCGATGATTACCGCTCTTGTATTAACATTAGGTTTCTTGGCTCCTAATATTTCATTCTCTGGGATGGGCGATGCTGTCAATACCGATGTATTTTCATTATTCCAAACCAGCTCTGTTCTTTTTACAAGCTTTGGCTTTATGGTCGTGATTCCATCATTGGTGAGCTACAATAAAGACGCAACTAAATCTCAGCTTCGAAATATGATTATTGTGGGCTCCCTGATCCCCTTGGTGTGCTACTTATTGTGGTTATTTGCCGTAATTGGCAACCTTCCTACTCAAAAGTTAACGCAATTCAATGATTTATCTGAGCTGATTGCTACACTTGGTCAACAGTACTCTGGTCTTGAGTTTATCCTCTCAATATTTACAGGGCTTGCTTTACTAACTTCATTTTTGGGCGTTGCAATGGCGCTTTACGATCAAAATGCAGACTTGTTAAATGCGAATAAGCCTGTCGTATTTGGTATTACGTTTATTCTCCCATTAGTCGGTGCCTTGCTTGCTCATCAATATTTTCTGGCCATTCTGGGCTATGCTGGTTTTATCCTTGTGTTTTTAGCAATATTTTTGCCACTAGCAATGATGATGTCTGCACGCAGTCAATACGGGAATGTTAGAGATGTATACCAAGTCGGTGGTGGCACTGTAGGAATCGTGCTGATTTTTGCATTTGGCTGTTTTTTGATTTATGCACAGCTCATATAA
- a CDS encoding HAD family hydrolase — protein sequence MNYQAAIFDMDGLLLDTERVCMQIFKQACIAQQLPFYEHVYLSIIGRNAAGIQAIFKQAYGDDLDRLHNEWRKRYDAVVKHQAIPVKEGVIELLEWLIKNNIPTAVATSTARDVAQKKLKLAGLDKYFDSVTTGCEVTHGKPDPEIFLLAAQRLNIKPTLCLAFEDSNNGIRAAVAANMIAYQIPDLVEPDDDIRQLGHSILPSLSDVLAQLQRAESPDTK from the coding sequence ATGAATTACCAAGCTGCCATTTTTGATATGGATGGATTGCTGCTCGATACCGAACGAGTGTGTATGCAAATCTTCAAACAGGCTTGCATAGCGCAACAATTACCTTTCTACGAACATGTATACCTTTCAATTATTGGCCGAAATGCGGCAGGCATCCAAGCCATTTTTAAACAAGCTTATGGCGATGATTTAGATAGACTACATAATGAATGGCGTAAACGTTATGATGCCGTAGTAAAACATCAGGCTATCCCAGTAAAAGAGGGGGTGATTGAACTGCTCGAATGGCTGATAAAAAATAATATCCCAACAGCCGTCGCCACCTCAACTGCTCGAGATGTTGCACAAAAAAAACTGAAATTAGCTGGATTGGACAAATATTTTGATAGTGTTACAACGGGCTGTGAAGTCACTCATGGTAAACCAGACCCTGAAATATTTTTACTCGCCGCACAGCGTTTAAACATCAAACCGACTCTTTGCTTGGCTTTTGAAGATTCTAACAATGGTATACGTGCGGCCGTTGCAGCAAACATGATCGCTTATCAGATTCCAGATTTAGTCGAGCCTGATGATGACATACGTCAATTAGGTCATTCTATTCTGCCTTCACTTTCCGATGTCCTTGCACAACTTCAGCGTGCGGAAAGTCCCGACACAAAGTAA
- a CDS encoding class A beta-lactamase produces the protein MKKRLLLLLLVLSPFFNYASSLESAIAILEEETSSRIGVSVWDTQSNEWWDYRGNERFPILGTAKVFVCAAMLDAIERNVFSKNTTVTIKPEELTTYSPYVTHWIGQPIKLTSLCEAAALEGDNTAANVIMRELGGPQSINTFFRSIGDKSTHITQLFPTNSSLKGNSSKPNTMVMNLHNIFEGDRLNYEDREQIETWMKNTNRKKSRITPALPENWFLAERRGIAHDSRAELFTIWREEHSPVYVGIYIKDYDLSLQASGQLLTQVAQLVLREYDEM, from the coding sequence ATGAAAAAACGACTACTACTTTTACTGCTTGTGTTATCTCCTTTTTTCAATTATGCATCTTCACTGGAAAGTGCTATTGCTATTTTAGAGGAAGAAACCTCAAGCCGAATCGGGGTTTCTGTTTGGGATACCCAATCCAATGAATGGTGGGATTATCGAGGTAATGAGCGTTTTCCTATCTTAGGCACTGCGAAAGTGTTTGTCTGTGCGGCAATGCTTGATGCTATAGAACGTAATGTTTTCAGTAAGAATACGACAGTCACCATAAAACCAGAAGAATTGACTACATACTCCCCCTACGTAACGCACTGGATTGGACAGCCGATAAAACTTACATCCCTTTGTGAGGCAGCAGCATTAGAAGGCGATAATACGGCCGCTAACGTCATTATGCGAGAATTAGGTGGCCCGCAAAGTATTAACACTTTCTTTCGTTCCATCGGTGATAAAAGCACCCATATCACTCAATTGTTTCCAACCAATAGTTCTCTTAAAGGCAATTCATCAAAACCAAACACAATGGTCATGAACCTGCATAATATATTCGAAGGTGACCGATTAAACTATGAAGATCGAGAACAAATAGAAACCTGGATGAAAAACACTAATCGTAAAAAGTCTAGGATCACTCCGGCTCTTCCAGAAAATTGGTTTCTCGCAGAGCGAAGAGGTATAGCTCATGATTCACGGGCAGAATTATTTACGATATGGCGTGAGGAGCATTCACCAGTCTATGTGGGAATTTACATTAAAGACTACGACCTATCGCTCCAAGCCAGCGGTCAGTTGCTCACTCAAGTGGCGCAGCTGGTTCTCCGAGAATATGATGAAATGTAA
- a CDS encoding ArsR/SmtB family transcription factor translates to MNEPCSNSCNATFETTPSQLVAEQALSAQAKALAHPARVRILHILHKLDTLGGCLNSDLVSELGLAQSTVSEHLRILKQAGFISAEPNPPKVCYRIQRNTLEAFHAGFSALLLK, encoded by the coding sequence ATGAATGAACCATGTAGCAATAGCTGCAACGCAACTTTTGAGACCACACCGTCTCAACTTGTCGCTGAGCAAGCACTTTCTGCACAAGCGAAAGCACTCGCTCATCCCGCACGAGTTCGCATACTGCATATTCTTCACAAGCTGGACACATTAGGCGGTTGCCTAAATAGTGATCTGGTTTCTGAATTAGGATTGGCGCAATCCACTGTCTCAGAACACCTACGTATACTCAAACAAGCAGGCTTTATTTCAGCAGAGCCCAACCCACCAAAAGTTTGTTATCGTATTCAACGAAATACCTTAGAAGCCTTTCATGCAGGATTTTCAGCACTCCTCTTGAAGTAA
- a CDS encoding dicarboxylate/amino acid:cation symporter produces the protein MRKFQLSLPIQLLISALLAWVAAQLTLYFFDGSVDKAMLADNGYYQTLMLGKTAYLGLLKMVVGLMVLFSLVEGITNIGSVLRLKALGGRTVLFYSFTTLIAIALGLGASLALPAWEPLSQTVPVASDVRLIDAEAAGGAAILTNLVKMALVNPFAAIANGNLLAIVVFSFMAGVAILLSVPAGHPLLDVVSGLNRSVNTIIRGIVKLSPIAIFAIVLDITLTSDGNLIQQLALFALLVFTLTMIHGLIVLPTLARTLAGISPIKLFKAISAPLAMAFATSSSAATLPLAKQTAEENLDVSPEVSSMVLPLGSVMNMDGTALFEGVAAIFLAQLFGIDLSTTGLVMIFIMAMVSSVGAPGMPSGSMSGMQLVLLAAGIPLEAIAILLVIERPLDTFRTAVNVEGDLVATLVIDRWQKKHALTNASSSSSDLTA, from the coding sequence ATGCGTAAATTTCAATTATCATTACCGATTCAACTTCTTATCTCAGCGTTGCTTGCTTGGGTTGCCGCCCAATTAACACTGTATTTCTTTGATGGCTCTGTCGATAAAGCCATGCTTGCTGACAACGGTTATTACCAAACTTTGATGCTGGGTAAAACGGCCTATCTTGGTTTATTAAAAATGGTTGTAGGCTTGATGGTGCTATTCTCGCTTGTCGAGGGGATCACAAACATTGGTTCGGTCTTACGACTAAAAGCGTTAGGCGGCCGAACGGTGCTCTTTTATAGCTTTACTACGTTAATCGCCATCGCACTTGGTTTAGGTGCTTCACTTGCTTTACCTGCATGGGAGCCATTGAGCCAAACAGTCCCGGTCGCAAGTGACGTCAGGTTGATTGACGCGGAAGCTGCCGGTGGGGCTGCTATTTTAACGAATCTCGTTAAAATGGCTCTGGTTAACCCTTTTGCTGCAATCGCAAACGGTAATCTGCTGGCTATTGTTGTCTTCTCATTTATGGCTGGGGTAGCGATTTTACTTTCTGTGCCGGCTGGTCACCCATTATTAGACGTTGTTTCTGGTTTAAACCGAAGTGTTAATACGATTATTCGTGGCATTGTTAAGCTGTCACCCATTGCTATCTTTGCAATTGTGCTTGATATCACTTTGACGTCGGATGGTAACCTAATTCAACAGCTCGCTCTGTTCGCATTATTGGTGTTTACTTTAACGATGATCCACGGACTCATTGTATTGCCGACTCTTGCTCGTACACTGGCTGGTATTTCGCCCATCAAACTTTTTAAAGCGATTTCTGCTCCACTTGCGATGGCATTTGCCACCTCTTCAAGTGCTGCAACTTTACCATTAGCGAAACAAACGGCGGAAGAAAACCTTGATGTTTCCCCAGAGGTAAGCAGTATGGTTCTGCCTTTGGGATCAGTGATGAATATGGATGGTACCGCTCTGTTTGAAGGCGTAGCCGCTATTTTTCTTGCTCAGCTGTTTGGGATCGATTTGAGCACTACGGGCCTTGTGATGATCTTCATCATGGCAATGGTATCTTCCGTCGGTGCACCAGGTATGCCTTCCGGTTCGATGTCTGGAATGCAACTTGTGTTACTGGCTGCTGGTATTCCATTAGAGGCTATTGCTATTTTGCTTGTGATTGAGCGCCCGTTGGATACATTCCGAACCGCGGTGAATGTAGAGGGTGATTTAGTCGCTACACTTGTGATTGACCGTTGGCAGAAGAAGCACGCTTTAACCAATGCTTCATCATCAAGCTCAGATTTAACTGCTTAA
- a CDS encoding helix-turn-helix transcriptional regulator yields MQLDPLIEVLIAKRKALSLSREKMASIAGMSTKTYQRIERGESDLKLSQYRSILRALNLTDLDIALDLRGVSNVVAEDVVAASRLLSPEAQYLLIRFIFMTFKKPTPK; encoded by the coding sequence ATGCAACTTGATCCACTCATCGAAGTTTTAATTGCAAAACGTAAAGCCTTGAGCTTATCACGTGAAAAGATGGCAAGCATCGCAGGCATGAGTACCAAAACTTACCAAAGAATTGAACGAGGGGAATCTGACCTTAAACTCTCCCAATATCGTTCAATTTTACGAGCTCTAAATTTAACTGATCTCGATATCGCTCTCGATTTAAGGGGGGTTTCAAATGTTGTTGCTGAAGATGTCGTCGCAGCGTCGCGGCTTCTGTCTCCGGAAGCTCAATATCTTCTGATTCGATTTATCTTTATGACGTTTAAAAAACCGACACCTAAGTAA
- a CDS encoding glycoside hydrolase family 3 protein, with amino-acid sequence MKKIAITITTAALLAGCGPKSESNKDIRQLVDSMTVEDKVAQKIIMSFRNWCEAPDEEECKEGFTEMNSTIYKVINENNIGGVILFRENQPNLDSTLTLIHHMQDAVPDKNPFGLFMAIDQEGGPISLLPRGQATSMPSNMAVGAAYLATQDKTLAYKEGQVLGAEVAAVGFNFNMAPVVDVLTNPLNPIINVRAYSEKPETVSLLGSQAALGMASQGVIASMKHFPGHGDTETDSHYELPIVTKDEEEAYAIDLAPYKQAIEEKRAPDMIMTAHIQYPALDDSIVYTKDQQEMIKPATLSYKIQHQILRDELGYQGITISDALDMKGIANFFTESDAVIKVFQAGVDIALMPTQFSRTDQADKVKDLIQTVAQAVRENKIDEAQLDQSVMRILELKKKRRILNINDNSESSLQAKKAYMHKTLGNKEHRDIERDIAKKSITLLKNNQSLIPLTVKELGKIHIITPWGEQAAAMKQTFLQNGVNEDDITTVKMSQTDWETEKSNIEKADTLIVGSSAYGVSPVTANADPAQVTESGKIANNQFARFALEFADKNNKKTILVSMRSPHDVANYNDIANVILATYSPFGFDNNYFKGPSVKEVPNIIMGNDKALGKLPVTVRQLNEQGEFGEVLFEYGFSLEQ; translated from the coding sequence ATGAAAAAAATTGCAATCACTATAACAACAGCAGCTTTATTAGCAGGGTGTGGACCTAAATCAGAGTCAAATAAAGATATTCGCCAACTCGTTGATTCGATGACAGTGGAAGATAAAGTAGCTCAAAAAATTATTATGAGTTTCAGAAATTGGTGTGAAGCCCCTGACGAAGAAGAATGTAAAGAGGGCTTCACTGAGATGAATTCAACCATTTACAAGGTTATTAATGAAAATAACATTGGCGGTGTGATTTTGTTCCGAGAAAATCAACCAAATTTGGACTCTACACTAACTCTAATCCATCATATGCAAGATGCGGTTCCAGATAAAAATCCGTTCGGTTTATTCATGGCGATTGATCAAGAAGGCGGGCCCATTTCACTTTTACCTCGTGGTCAGGCAACGAGTATGCCAAGTAATATGGCTGTCGGTGCTGCTTATCTAGCTACGCAAGATAAAACTCTTGCTTATAAGGAAGGACAGGTACTAGGCGCTGAAGTCGCTGCTGTCGGCTTTAATTTTAACATGGCTCCAGTTGTCGATGTTCTCACTAACCCATTAAACCCGATCATCAATGTGAGAGCATACAGTGAAAAGCCTGAAACAGTCAGTCTCCTTGGCAGTCAAGCTGCACTTGGCATGGCGTCGCAAGGTGTCATCGCATCTATGAAACATTTCCCCGGGCACGGTGATACTGAGACAGACTCACACTATGAACTTCCTATAGTAACTAAAGATGAAGAAGAAGCTTATGCGATTGATTTAGCTCCTTACAAGCAAGCTATTGAGGAGAAGCGTGCGCCAGATATGATTATGACAGCGCATATTCAATATCCAGCTCTCGATGACAGTATTGTGTATACAAAAGATCAGCAAGAAATGATAAAGCCTGCGACTCTATCTTATAAAATTCAACATCAAATTTTACGAGATGAACTGGGCTATCAAGGGATTACGATCAGTGATGCTTTGGATATGAAAGGCATTGCTAATTTTTTTACTGAATCGGATGCTGTAATAAAAGTATTCCAAGCTGGTGTTGATATTGCTCTAATGCCAACTCAGTTCAGTCGTACTGACCAAGCGGATAAAGTGAAAGATCTTATTCAGACTGTTGCTCAAGCAGTGAGAGAGAATAAGATAGATGAGGCTCAGCTTGATCAATCTGTTATGAGAATTTTAGAGCTTAAGAAAAAAAGAAGAATACTTAACATAAATGATAATAGTGAGTCTTCATTACAAGCTAAAAAAGCATACATGCACAAAACATTAGGTAATAAAGAACACCGAGATATTGAGCGAGATATTGCTAAAAAATCGATAACTTTATTAAAGAACAATCAATCACTTATACCTTTGACAGTTAAAGAGCTCGGTAAGATCCATATTATTACTCCTTGGGGAGAGCAAGCGGCAGCAATGAAACAGACCTTTCTTCAAAATGGAGTAAATGAAGATGATATTACCACTGTGAAAATGAGCCAAACGGATTGGGAAACAGAGAAATCGAACATTGAGAAAGCCGATACTCTAATTGTTGGAAGCTCCGCATACGGTGTCAGCCCTGTTACTGCCAATGCTGATCCTGCTCAAGTTACAGAGTCTGGTAAAATAGCGAATAATCAATTTGCTCGATTTGCTCTGGAATTTGCTGATAAAAACAACAAAAAAACAATCTTAGTGAGTATGCGTTCACCACATGATGTGGCTAACTATAATGATATCGCGAATGTCATTTTGGCAACTTATAGCCCATTTGGTTTTGACAATAATTATTTCAAAGGTCCTTCAGTGAAAGAGGTGCCTAACATCATTATGGGCAATGATAAGGCGTTAGGAAAACTTCCTGTAACTGTTCGTCAACTGAATGAACAAGGTGAATTTGGTGAAGTGCTTTTTGAATATGGTTTTTCACTAGAGCAATAA
- a CDS encoding Ig-like domain-containing protein translates to MIKSKFAFVPSVLALAIGMGLSSASATVVTDTAVVGTEGQWWNNYLVTLTNNGSSPVELRDSKIIFDSNLTMAAPAWSASSLSHPIMEFSSVAQGQIYRNTLNISFDNGSWIQSQLPAGQSIQLTLGVSGVLDLNLLQNTVRLETNGDGGTGGDPELSFQLTSPTNGAEFIEGQTVIILADVQATNTSVKSATFFVDGTQVASLTQSPYQASWSAVGEGAHSIKVVVEDASGLVQEQTVAINVTAQEAGEPIAPEVRFTTPSNGSSIIKDQALDINVQASDLNDDLSQVIVKANDEAICEFDATVTTQFNCQWNATNVGNVTLQAVATDAQNLSSTAQISISVEEASTPTPDGLCAEFNVYPDWTRGDHAKAGDIMVHKNIAYSAASWTQTIPGSDQSWTHHLNCDGTEAGTAPLLSLRNPMDPVRLEVAGWPNTFVVASPSTAAPATLTFNTSSVSELKNLEQLTNQFVQLIEQAENAGTSSLIISSDVLDKVTQDKGNSIGSVAVKQALTNALTLTGSSIDSAAVNALSDDVKGWAQAHNLILSTLAPQAKFGWSLNIGDFAFDTHSGRQSVWDAASVYTADLLSKLGLYQLDATTKADFLAFTKSGATAALTSEQWHNALEYVKQVTDYVEAPAMLANIPTEQAANYFMGQTTAEQKIRKSAYSNVFALLFDKDSDALSSKIARYQNAKVPLYYVGEELEKGALTSIEALNQELAAVENVMNNEAFLYETPQSQWEPSTVYKWADFLDGLNAMHNIGVAGNKFWLLDSSVDDATNIKYAKVAIAAFLAQSMQETIRYNACDENNWSEVRYGAPTDYPMSASCGQLGQKYADYGVNPVSGLDYAYSCPRDNKMEVSALTHAKWYGAPAPVFAAPDAVLEEKGLLVNGHVGRWTNNGHCNEVPEKVDTSKQVWERDLCKTYVGQKAGSFIWDGSSQESVEGCGWWGRGVIQTTGRQNFGTLNHYLGRSHVDPDTIGTTIDGVTVEAPPANPLYADLDFCSNPGLICSSEENKEIKWIAGLFYWVTSVQAYNDVGGPYSDWNYHAELKKYVDSGMTGSQFIDDVSGIVNRGCPDLTCSTGDVHNVEERRENFMLVLQKLGLNPQ, encoded by the coding sequence ATGATAAAAAGTAAATTTGCTTTTGTACCTAGTGTGCTAGCACTTGCGATTGGTATGGGGCTTTCTTCTGCCTCTGCTACTGTGGTAACTGATACTGCTGTTGTGGGTACCGAAGGGCAATGGTGGAATAATTATCTGGTTACTCTTACCAATAATGGCTCTTCTCCTGTCGAGTTAAGAGACTCAAAAATTATATTTGACTCTAACCTAACGATGGCGGCGCCTGCTTGGTCTGCTTCAAGTCTCAGTCATCCTATTATGGAATTTTCGAGTGTTGCTCAGGGACAAATCTATCGCAATACATTAAATATCTCTTTTGACAATGGCAGTTGGATTCAGTCACAGTTACCTGCAGGGCAAAGTATTCAGCTCACATTGGGTGTGAGTGGGGTGCTCGATCTCAATCTGCTGCAAAATACTGTGCGTTTGGAAACCAATGGTGATGGTGGGACAGGCGGAGACCCCGAATTGTCTTTTCAATTAACGTCACCTACGAATGGCGCTGAATTTATTGAAGGGCAAACGGTCATTATTTTAGCCGATGTTCAGGCAACAAATACGAGCGTAAAATCGGCGACGTTTTTCGTGGATGGTACGCAAGTGGCAAGCCTTACACAATCACCTTATCAAGCAAGTTGGAGTGCAGTTGGTGAAGGGGCTCATTCCATTAAAGTCGTCGTTGAGGATGCTTCTGGTTTAGTTCAAGAGCAAACCGTTGCCATAAATGTAACCGCTCAAGAGGCGGGGGAGCCAATTGCTCCAGAAGTCAGATTTACAACACCGAGTAACGGTTCAAGTATCATTAAAGATCAAGCTTTAGATATTAATGTTCAAGCTTCTGACTTAAATGATGATCTATCTCAAGTCATTGTAAAAGCGAATGATGAGGCTATTTGTGAGTTTGACGCGACAGTAACAACACAATTTAATTGTCAATGGAATGCAACCAATGTCGGTAATGTTACTTTACAAGCGGTAGCAACGGATGCACAAAACTTATCTTCAACAGCACAAATCAGTATCAGTGTTGAAGAAGCGAGCACACCAACACCAGACGGCTTATGTGCAGAGTTTAATGTTTACCCAGATTGGACACGTGGGGATCATGCGAAAGCTGGTGACATTATGGTACATAAAAACATCGCTTACTCAGCAGCGAGCTGGACACAAACTATTCCCGGTAGCGATCAATCATGGACACACCACCTCAATTGTGATGGAACAGAAGCGGGCACCGCGCCATTGCTGTCTCTACGAAATCCAATGGATCCTGTTCGCTTAGAGGTTGCTGGTTGGCCAAATACTTTCGTTGTCGCTAGTCCATCAACAGCGGCACCCGCAACATTGACGTTCAATACAAGCTCAGTATCGGAATTAAAAAACCTCGAACAACTGACCAATCAATTTGTGCAACTTATCGAACAGGCTGAAAATGCGGGTACGTCTTCCCTCATTATCAGCAGTGACGTGTTGGATAAGGTCACTCAAGACAAAGGTAACTCGATTGGTTCGGTTGCCGTTAAGCAAGCGCTCACAAATGCATTAACTCTTACAGGTAGCTCGATTGATAGTGCAGCGGTGAATGCGCTTAGTGACGATGTTAAAGGTTGGGCTCAGGCACATAACTTAATCCTGAGTACACTTGCTCCACAAGCTAAGTTTGGTTGGTCGCTAAATATTGGTGATTTTGCTTTTGATACACATTCTGGGCGTCAGTCTGTTTGGGATGCTGCGTCTGTTTATACCGCCGACTTATTGAGTAAACTTGGACTGTATCAACTTGATGCAACAACGAAAGCTGACTTTTTGGCCTTTACTAAATCTGGTGCAACAGCTGCGCTAACCAGTGAGCAGTGGCACAATGCATTAGAATATGTAAAACAAGTTACAGATTATGTGGAAGCACCAGCAATGCTGGCGAACATTCCTACTGAACAAGCGGCAAATTACTTTATGGGGCAAACGACGGCAGAACAGAAAATTCGTAAATCAGCATACAGTAACGTTTTCGCTCTGTTATTTGATAAAGATTCAGATGCGTTATCCAGTAAAATTGCTCGTTACCAAAATGCCAAAGTACCTCTTTATTACGTAGGAGAGGAGCTAGAGAAAGGTGCGTTAACAAGTATTGAGGCACTTAACCAAGAGTTAGCCGCTGTTGAAAATGTGATGAACAATGAAGCGTTCTTATATGAAACGCCACAATCACAATGGGAGCCTTCTACAGTTTACAAGTGGGCAGACTTTCTCGATGGCTTGAATGCAATGCACAATATCGGGGTAGCAGGCAATAAATTCTGGTTGTTAGACAGCAGCGTTGATGATGCGACCAATATCAAGTATGCCAAAGTCGCGATTGCAGCATTCCTCGCGCAAAGTATGCAGGAGACGATTCGCTACAACGCGTGTGATGAAAATAACTGGTCTGAAGTCAGATATGGTGCGCCAACGGATTACCCAATGTCTGCAAGTTGTGGTCAGTTGGGTCAGAAATACGCAGATTATGGCGTTAACCCAGTCTCAGGTCTAGATTATGCTTACTCTTGCCCTCGTGATAATAAAATGGAAGTCAGTGCTCTAACTCATGCGAAATGGTACGGAGCGCCAGCACCAGTCTTTGCTGCGCCTGATGCCGTTTTAGAAGAAAAAGGGTTATTGGTTAATGGTCACGTAGGCCGTTGGACAAATAATGGTCACTGTAATGAAGTACCAGAAAAAGTAGATACTTCTAAACAAGTTTGGGAACGTGATTTATGTAAAACTTACGTTGGACAAAAAGCAGGTAGCTTTATTTGGGATGGCAGCAGCCAAGAAAGTGTTGAAGGCTGTGGCTGGTGGGGACGTGGTGTTATTCAAACGACTGGACGCCAAAACTTCGGTACTCTTAACCATTACCTTGGACGCTCGCACGTCGATCCCGATACCATTGGTACAACAATTGATGGAGTAACGGTTGAGGCACCACCAGCGAATCCACTTTATGCCGACCTTGATTTCTGTTCAAACCCAGGACTGATCTGTAGCTCTGAAGAAAACAAAGAAATCAAATGGATCGCAGGTCTGTTCTATTGGGTAACGTCTGTACAAGCGTATAACGATGTGGGCGGTCCATACAGTGATTGGAATTACCATGCTGAACTGAAAAAATATGTAGATAGTGGCATGACGGGATCGCAGTTTATTGATGATGTCTCTGGCATCGTAAACCGTGGTTGCCCTGATTTAACCTGCTCTACAGGTGATGTACATAACGTAGAAGAGCGCCGTGAAAACTTCATGCTCGTACTGCAGAAACTGGGTCTTAATCCACAGTAA
- a CDS encoding endonuclease/exonuclease/phosphatase family protein, with translation MPSVFKWICLVLPVLFWALLRQHNDLWWIDNIVSIPSAILLAYLIYTVFLLFRRQWVIGITSFIITLCFIPFLVTSEAHRTEKCEGKLKVIQFNLFYENPDVNQFINYLIRNPADLVIMQELSPSVGDKLHLLDDLYPFYYGGQHHVGYPSNQMILSKYPLEPVTIYHTPDGQEMVRATWQVEEGEAITLMTAHPPSPRNERLWQRRNALIRTIEMLAEVYPSDEMMVVGDFNISAASPSFSGLFEEFQSSPVSSWPTSVKGFPIPGFTMIGIDHFWLKSKSMQRKICRRQSLSHPEGSDHRLVTTVVGY, from the coding sequence ATGCCGAGTGTTTTCAAATGGATTTGTTTGGTACTACCAGTGTTGTTTTGGGCACTCTTAAGGCAGCACAACGACCTTTGGTGGATAGATAACATTGTTTCAATTCCATCTGCTATTTTGCTTGCATATTTAATCTATACTGTTTTCCTCTTATTTAGGCGCCAATGGGTTATTGGAATAACCTCGTTTATTATCACGTTATGTTTTATTCCTTTTCTCGTGACCAGCGAAGCACATCGAACAGAGAAATGTGAGGGAAAGCTTAAAGTGATTCAATTTAATCTTTTCTACGAAAACCCTGATGTAAACCAATTCATAAACTACCTAATAAGAAATCCAGCAGATTTAGTTATCATGCAAGAGTTATCTCCAAGTGTCGGTGATAAACTGCATCTCCTTGATGACCTCTATCCTTTTTATTATGGGGGGCAACATCATGTTGGCTATCCTTCTAATCAAATGATTTTAAGCAAATACCCCTTAGAGCCTGTTACTATTTATCATACACCTGATGGTCAAGAAATGGTTAGGGCAACATGGCAAGTGGAAGAAGGAGAAGCTATAACTCTGATGACCGCTCATCCACCATCACCGAGAAATGAACGTCTTTGGCAGCGACGTAATGCATTGATTCGTACCATTGAAATGTTGGCTGAAGTGTATCCGAGTGATGAGATGATGGTTGTTGGAGATTTTAATATTTCTGCAGCAAGTCCGAGTTTTTCAGGACTTTTTGAAGAATTTCAGTCATCGCCAGTATCGAGCTGGCCAACTTCAGTCAAAGGTTTTCCTATCCCGGGTTTTACTATGATAGGGATTGATCATTTTTGGCTAAAATCGAAAAGTATGCAGAGAAAGATCTGTCGTCGTCAGTCATTGAGTCACCCTGAAGGCTCAGATCACCGACTAGTAACAACCGTTGTTGGATATTAA